A stretch of the Duncaniella dubosii genome encodes the following:
- the mnmE gene encoding tRNA uridine-5-carboxymethylaminomethyl(34) synthesis GTPase MnmE, producing the protein MYQQLDSDTICAISTPSGVGGIAIIRVSGPEAFNIVDTIWRGRKLSEVTSHTAHLGDIIDPENEEEPLDTAVATVFRAPRSFTGENVVEISVHGSKWIQRELLNLLIRRGCRMAEAGEFTRRAFANGRLDLAQAEAVADVIAASSRSAHRLAASQMRGDFSKHISELRDQLIEIASLLELELDFSEEDVEFASRQHLKNLAEQLLTRISSLVSSFSTGSALKEGVPVAIIGEPNAGKSTLLNLLLNDNRAIVSDIPGTTRDTIEDTMEIDGVLYRFIDTAGIRETADAVENLGIERSYTAISKARIVIWLVTPDMPQERFQTFRKSIAAHLPEGSNLIVAVNKIDTLHSSVCNRPINLVNGDSVGIDSTDDAMKDEKHVNENFTTKTFGVSSMNPSFALFTESTSTTDTPLLYISASTGLNISSLLKQLHRYSGADESGNADLIVTNARHYEALTHAKLSLIRVIDGINTGLSGDFIAQDLRETIHHLSSITGTITTDDLLKTIFERFCIGK; encoded by the coding sequence ATGTACCAGCAACTTGATTCAGACACCATCTGCGCCATTTCCACTCCTTCAGGAGTGGGAGGCATTGCCATAATTCGCGTGAGCGGACCGGAAGCATTCAACATCGTAGACACCATCTGGCGTGGCCGCAAATTATCAGAGGTCACGAGCCACACAGCACACCTCGGAGACATAATCGACCCTGAAAACGAGGAGGAACCACTCGACACAGCCGTCGCTACGGTATTCCGAGCCCCACGCTCTTTTACAGGAGAAAACGTCGTTGAAATCTCTGTCCACGGCTCAAAATGGATTCAACGTGAATTGCTCAATCTTCTGATTCGTCGCGGATGTCGCATGGCGGAAGCAGGAGAATTTACCAGACGTGCATTTGCCAACGGCCGTCTTGATCTTGCACAGGCCGAAGCCGTTGCCGACGTAATCGCAGCTTCGTCGCGCAGCGCCCACCGCCTTGCCGCCTCACAGATGAGAGGCGATTTCTCAAAACATATTTCAGAGTTGCGTGATCAGCTGATTGAGATTGCATCGCTGCTTGAACTCGAACTCGATTTCTCGGAAGAAGATGTTGAATTCGCCTCACGCCAGCATTTAAAAAATCTTGCCGAACAACTCCTGACAAGAATATCCTCCCTCGTATCGTCGTTTTCTACCGGATCGGCGCTTAAAGAGGGGGTTCCGGTGGCAATCATTGGCGAGCCAAACGCCGGAAAATCCACTCTGCTCAATCTGTTACTGAATGACAATCGTGCCATCGTAAGTGATATTCCGGGAACAACACGTGACACAATCGAAGATACGATGGAGATTGACGGCGTGCTTTATAGGTTTATTGACACTGCCGGTATCCGTGAAACCGCTGATGCTGTTGAAAATCTCGGAATCGAGCGTTCTTACACAGCTATCTCCAAAGCACGCATAGTCATCTGGCTCGTTACACCCGACATGCCACAAGAACGATTTCAGACATTCCGCAAGTCGATAGCAGCACATCTGCCGGAAGGTTCAAATCTGATTGTCGCTGTCAACAAGATAGACACATTGCATTCCTCTGTCTGCAATAGGCCTATCAATTTAGTGAATGGCGATTCCGTAGGCATCGATTCTACAGATGATGCGATGAAAGATGAAAAACATGTCAATGAAAATTTCACCACCAAAACGTTTGGCGTAAGTAGCATGAATCCATCATTCGCTCTGTTTACCGAATCAACCAGTACCACCGATACTCCCCTACTCTATATATCCGCCTCGACAGGACTGAACATCTCTTCATTGTTAAAACAGCTCCACAGATATTCCGGCGCGGATGAAAGCGGTAATGCTGATTTAATAGTAACAAATGCCCGCCATTATGAAGCCCTTACCCACGCCAAATTATCATTAATCCGCGTAATCGATGGCATTAACACAGGTCTCTCCGGCGACTTCATAGCCCAAGACCTCCGCGAAACAATCCACCACCTTTCATCCATCACCGGCACAATAACCACCGACGATCTGCTTAAAACTATATTTGAACGGTTTTGCATCGGTAAATAG
- a CDS encoding helix-turn-helix domain-containing protein, giving the protein MSSTIDINKICEWCGKEFIAHKCSTRFCSKRCSEHSYKALRRQAHVEQENHATSESKKQRCIPAGNYFSPRQCAVLLGIGKSSVYRCLADGLIPCIRLKGKTLISRASIDKMFENPPEYIKREKKVAEPIEEFYTTKQILEKFGISNSWLFKMAKERNIPKTVVRGKTLWSRKHIDNNLADKQPTETVAGEWYSVEEVCAKFNMSKEAVYRFVSERKIGKRKDKCKVFYSRRQFDKAMGIESELKPEYYTMPEAMARYNMTRDQISHYVRTHDIPRSYEGRYVRIDRKALDALFAPPKIG; this is encoded by the coding sequence ATGAGCAGTACAATCGACATCAACAAAATCTGCGAGTGGTGCGGTAAGGAATTTATCGCTCACAAATGCTCTACCCGCTTCTGTTCAAAGCGATGTAGCGAACATTCTTACAAGGCTTTGCGCAGGCAAGCCCATGTTGAGCAGGAGAACCATGCGACTTCCGAGAGCAAAAAACAAAGATGTATTCCAGCTGGTAACTACTTTTCACCACGACAATGTGCCGTTTTATTGGGGATTGGTAAGTCCTCCGTGTACCGCTGTCTCGCTGATGGTCTTATACCATGCATACGCCTGAAAGGTAAGACGCTTATCAGCCGAGCAAGCATTGACAAGATGTTTGAGAATCCACCGGAATATATCAAGAGGGAGAAGAAGGTGGCTGAGCCTATCGAGGAGTTTTACACGACCAAGCAGATTCTTGAAAAGTTCGGTATCAGCAATTCGTGGCTTTTTAAGATGGCAAAGGAGCGAAATATTCCGAAAACCGTTGTCCGTGGAAAGACTCTATGGAGCCGTAAACATATCGACAATAATCTTGCCGATAAGCAGCCTACTGAGACGGTAGCCGGAGAATGGTATTCCGTCGAGGAGGTATGTGCCAAGTTCAACATGTCGAAGGAGGCTGTCTATCGTTTTGTGTCGGAGCGGAAGATTGGCAAGCGTAAGGACAAGTGCAAGGTGTTTTACTCGCGCCGTCAGTTTGACAAGGCTATGGGTATTGAGTCTGAGTTGAAGCCGGAATACTACACCATGCCGGAAGCTATGGCACGGTATAACATGACCCGTGACCAGATTTCTCATTACGTCCGGACACATGACATTCCAAGAAGTTATGAGGGCAGATATGTGAGAATCGACCGCAAGGCTCTTGATGCTCTGTTCGCCCCGCCGAAGATTGGTTAA
- the mobC gene encoding plasmid mobilization relaxosome protein MobC codes for MSSNNKTIIIRLRVDEATAKAIRTKANSHFNGNISACIRCATLQYDGEATPSSANSEIPALLTAILRQLKKIGTNVNQTTHQINERMKVSPYGLSASDIQPFVFFRNDLSAIWVHLNQIKIKERL; via the coding sequence ATGTCATCAAATAATAAGACCATAATAATACGTCTTCGCGTTGATGAAGCAACCGCCAAAGCAATCCGCACCAAAGCCAACAGCCATTTCAACGGCAACATCAGTGCCTGTATCCGTTGCGCCACTCTGCAATATGACGGAGAGGCTACGCCATCATCAGCCAATTCCGAGATACCAGCGTTACTTACCGCTATTCTGCGTCAGTTGAAGAAAATCGGGACGAATGTCAATCAGACCACCCATCAGATTAACGAGCGCATGAAGGTGTCGCCCTACGGATTGTCCGCCTCGGATATCCAACCGTTTGTATTCTTCCGAAATGACTTGTCTGCCATTTGGGTGCATCTTAACCAAATCAAAATCAAAGAGCGTCTATGA
- a CDS encoding DUF3987 domain-containing protein, which yields MAIRNIVEALVEYEHFNVNFISASMFTTFAAAMGNRWTVRFSATWVERPIMYVALVGYPSCGKTPPLRLALSPLLNLDHEYDREYCVKLKAYKKWESKSQKERTALSLPEDMERPRRRCHVVVDATIEALIGAMRDNPQGVILYSDELESLFANFNRYNSSDESYFLSAFSGTPFKYIRKSADEHIFLPNPYCSIIGSTQPGRLAKQFGGERVVNGFSSRFLKVYPDIIDMPTWGTDRMPDGIMEKWEQIIRKVVTFDFKGKEQPTELTFSHEAHRRLCEWKDNVNNAIYSATESEAEKAVCGKLETYLIRFCLIIRIMKNICAGESATMIDTESAEAAIELVEYFREMENRVIRVSLSGNLDKRQLELLDALPYDFRTSDAIDLGRSLGMSESTVKRFLKNSALFRKEEHGRYTKMSCDP from the coding sequence ATGGCTATACGTAATATCGTGGAGGCATTGGTTGAGTATGAGCATTTCAATGTCAATTTCATATCTGCGTCCATGTTCACTACTTTCGCTGCTGCAATGGGTAACCGCTGGACGGTGCGCTTTTCGGCGACATGGGTTGAGCGACCTATTATGTATGTGGCACTTGTCGGTTATCCGAGTTGCGGCAAGACTCCTCCGCTCAGGCTTGCCCTGTCGCCTCTGCTCAACCTCGACCATGAGTATGACCGGGAGTATTGCGTTAAACTCAAAGCCTACAAGAAATGGGAGTCCAAATCTCAGAAAGAACGTACAGCACTGTCTTTGCCGGAGGATATGGAGCGACCGAGGCGCAGGTGTCATGTGGTTGTCGATGCGACCATCGAGGCGTTGATCGGTGCCATGCGCGACAATCCGCAGGGCGTGATCCTTTACAGCGATGAACTTGAAAGCCTGTTCGCCAACTTCAACCGTTACAACAGTTCGGATGAGAGCTATTTTCTCAGCGCGTTCAGCGGCACACCATTCAAGTATATCCGAAAATCTGCTGATGAGCATATATTTCTGCCGAACCCGTATTGCTCCATAATCGGCAGTACCCAACCGGGACGTCTCGCAAAGCAATTCGGCGGTGAGCGTGTTGTCAATGGCTTTTCATCCCGCTTTCTGAAAGTCTATCCCGACATTATCGATATGCCTACATGGGGCACTGACCGTATGCCTGATGGAATCATGGAGAAATGGGAGCAGATAATCCGCAAAGTCGTTACTTTTGACTTCAAGGGAAAAGAACAGCCAACAGAATTGACTTTCTCCCATGAAGCCCATAGGAGACTGTGCGAATGGAAAGATAATGTTAACAACGCGATATACTCTGCCACCGAATCGGAAGCGGAGAAAGCCGTGTGCGGAAAACTCGAGACCTATCTCATACGCTTCTGTCTAATAATCCGGATAATGAAGAATATCTGCGCCGGAGAGTCGGCAACAATGATAGATACCGAAAGCGCGGAGGCGGCTATTGAGTTGGTCGAGTATTTCCGTGAGATGGAAAACCGTGTAATCCGCGTGTCATTATCCGGCAATCTTGACAAACGGCAATTAGAATTGTTGGACGCTTTGCCTTACGACTTCCGGACATCGGATGCCATCGACCTCGGACGGTCACTCGGGATGTCTGAATCCACGGTAAAACGGTTCCTGAAAAACTCAGCCCTTTTCAGAAAAGAGGAGCATGGACGCTACACGAAAATGTCATGTGACCCTTGA
- a CDS encoding uracil-DNA glycosylase family protein: MNIKSQLQQLCGDTEFLRLNDVNIEPEKIRAILINEVVPVDSDDDFYGKSDSAYMSTTIPLFRKAGIEVSGIQDILNLNIYITNAVKTPKSEYTVSKDSIEESLPYLEKELDLLPNLQVVMLMGDVAKKAFNMIIKKATGKNAVPSISTYKLRNTEIFHKGIRIIPSYIMTGQNILIEKSKFQMASEDIALMYRLINES, encoded by the coding sequence ATGAATATAAAATCGCAACTGCAACAACTCTGTGGTGATACAGAATTTCTGCGGCTTAATGACGTAAATATTGAGCCGGAAAAGATACGGGCTATCTTGATAAACGAAGTTGTCCCGGTTGATTCTGACGATGATTTCTATGGAAAGTCTGACTCCGCATATATGTCGACTACAATCCCGCTGTTCCGAAAGGCGGGGATAGAGGTAAGTGGTATTCAGGATATATTGAACCTCAACATCTACATCACCAATGCCGTCAAGACACCCAAATCGGAATACACAGTTTCAAAGGATAGTATTGAAGAAAGTCTGCCGTATCTTGAAAAGGAGCTTGATCTGTTGCCTAATCTTCAGGTTGTCATGCTGATGGGTGATGTGGCGAAAAAAGCCTTTAATATGATAATCAAAAAGGCAACCGGGAAAAATGCAGTTCCAAGTATATCTACCTACAAATTGCGTAACACTGAGATTTTCCATAAAGGAATACGCATTATACCCTCTTACATTATGACCGGACAGAACATTCTGATTGAGAAATCAAAATTCCAAATGGCATCGGAGGATATTGCCTTGATGTATCGGTTGATAAACGAATCTTGA
- a CDS encoding GNAT family N-acetyltransferase, with translation MKALPDGKDISDKYYIGYYNGKELIAVMDLIMSYPKEQNAFIGFFMTSLLIQNTGIGSCIIDELCQYMKKSGITGLRLGWAKGNLHAEHFWHKNGFQETGITYNAGSYTVVLAHRNL, from the coding sequence ATGAAAGCTTTGCCTGACGGAAAAGACATATCCGACAAATACTATATAGGCTACTATAACGGAAAAGAATTAATAGCTGTGATGGACTTAATAATGTCGTATCCGAAAGAGCAAAATGCTTTTATCGGTTTCTTTATGACATCTCTGTTAATTCAGAATACAGGAATCGGGAGCTGTATTATTGATGAGCTATGCCAATATATGAAAAAATCAGGAATTACCGGCCTTCGACTCGGCTGGGCTAAAGGCAACTTACACGCTGAGCATTTCTGGCATAAGAACGGCTTTCAGGAAACCGGGATTACATATAACGCCGGAAGCTACACCGTGGTATTAGCCCATAGGAATTTATGA
- a CDS encoding site-specific integrase — protein MLPSTCSKVSLRQRPIKNDRLSLYLDYYPAIRNPRTMKMSRREYLGFYIFANPRNKYQREYNDSILMRAEIIRCRRQEAVINNEFGFLDREQPKADFLLYFEEKAKKHYDKWIIVYRHFERFVNGKCSFGDVTIELCNKFREYLLTAKQLRHPKLTITRNSAAGYWSTFRALLKEAYKERLLKENLNDFIEDIEYEEVKKNFLTADEVKLLAATPCEKPILKAASLFSILTGLRISDILKLRWEDIRPDADGEMAMFIRIQKTQKESIHPLSPEMLALCGERDKGIVFKGFNRSMTQEPLKKWLKAAGITKRITFHRFRDTFATLQLAAGTDIYTVSKMLDHANVTTTQIYARLVDSTKRDTVGRIKLT, from the coding sequence ATGTTACCATCAACCTGTTCCAAAGTCAGCCTGCGCCAGCGTCCGATAAAGAACGACCGCCTGTCGCTGTACCTCGACTACTACCCGGCGATACGCAATCCAAGAACAATGAAGATGTCGCGTCGTGAGTACCTGGGATTCTACATATTCGCAAATCCGCGCAACAAATATCAGCGTGAATACAACGACTCGATACTGATGCGTGCCGAGATAATACGCTGCCGCCGTCAGGAGGCGGTCATTAACAATGAGTTCGGTTTCCTCGACCGCGAACAGCCGAAAGCCGACTTTCTGCTGTATTTTGAGGAGAAAGCGAAAAAACATTATGACAAGTGGATCATCGTCTATCGCCACTTCGAGAGATTTGTCAACGGTAAATGCTCATTCGGCGATGTCACCATAGAGTTGTGCAACAAATTCCGTGAATATCTGCTGACAGCCAAACAGCTCCGTCACCCTAAACTGACCATCACACGCAATTCTGCCGCCGGATATTGGTCAACATTCCGCGCTCTGCTGAAAGAGGCATACAAAGAACGGTTGCTTAAAGAAAATCTCAACGACTTCATTGAGGATATCGAATATGAGGAGGTCAAGAAAAATTTTCTCACGGCTGATGAAGTGAAGTTGCTTGCCGCCACACCCTGCGAGAAGCCTATACTGAAAGCGGCCTCACTGTTCTCTATACTGACAGGATTGCGAATAAGCGACATACTCAAATTGCGGTGGGAGGATATACGTCCGGATGCCGATGGAGAGATGGCTATGTTCATCCGTATTCAGAAGACGCAGAAAGAATCAATCCACCCTCTCAGTCCGGAGATGCTGGCATTGTGCGGCGAACGGGACAAGGGGATTGTCTTCAAGGGATTCAACCGCTCTATGACGCAGGAACCGCTGAAGAAATGGCTGAAAGCGGCGGGTATCACAAAACGTATAACATTCCACCGTTTCCGAGATACGTTCGCCACTCTCCAACTCGCTGCCGGGACTGACATATATACGGTAAGCAAGATGCTCGATCATGCCAACGTGACCACGACGCAAATTTACGCCCGATTGGTTGACTCCACCAAACGCGACACAGTTGGTCGCATAAAACTTACATAA
- a CDS encoding DUF6194 family protein: MAITPDDIMKYCLDNFDGLVEVNSWGERGVFYNPGGVLKRGVYVLTIKEKDGDNDRASRLDRDGVWRVNIGVRKQTFRTLFAELPQRPNKGCIVDMPYDFTAKDVIMPHPVYAWMGWICALTPSETTFESLKPYILESYEYAKEKFGKRKTRAAEIKI; the protein is encoded by the coding sequence ATGGCTATTACACCTGATGACATTATGAAATATTGCCTTGACAACTTTGACGGGCTTGTCGAGGTAAACAGCTGGGGCGAGCGTGGGGTCTTCTACAATCCCGGCGGTGTGTTGAAACGTGGCGTGTATGTATTGACAATCAAAGAAAAGGATGGCGACAATGACCGGGCTTCCCGCCTTGACCGCGATGGTGTGTGGCGTGTGAATATTGGAGTCAGAAAACAGACATTCCGCACTTTATTCGCAGAATTGCCACAACGCCCGAACAAGGGCTGTATTGTGGATATGCCGTATGACTTTACTGCAAAGGATGTCATTATGCCACATCCGGTCTATGCGTGGATGGGGTGGATTTGCGCTTTGACTCCATCTGAAACGACATTTGAATCATTGAAGCCTTACATCCTTGAATCTTACGAATACGCGAAAGAGAAATTCGGTAAAAGAAAGACAAGGGCTGCGGAGATAAAAATATAA
- a CDS encoding helix-turn-helix domain-containing protein: MENTNPSFDSLPHLVGSLINEIEGLKSLVKEAIGMKPSEHDNRLVGIDEACKILRRKKSTVYHMVRDGILPHYKVGKMLEFRPSELIAWQEQHACDGSKSSGEILAEMKSTMRRKPKSGW, encoded by the coding sequence ATGGAAAATACAAATCCTTCATTTGACTCGCTCCCGCATCTGGTAGGCAGTCTGATTAATGAGATCGAGGGACTGAAATCCCTCGTGAAAGAGGCAATCGGCATGAAACCGTCCGAGCATGACAACCGTCTTGTTGGCATCGACGAGGCTTGCAAGATTCTCCGACGTAAGAAATCGACGGTGTATCACATGGTGCGCGATGGCATACTGCCTCACTACAAAGTAGGCAAGATGCTGGAATTCCGCCCTTCGGAACTTATCGCTTGGCAGGAACAGCACGCCTGCGATGGTTCCAAATCATCAGGCGAGATTCTTGCCGAGATGAAATCAACCATGCGCCGCAAACCCAAATCCGGATGGTGA